The Geminocystis sp. M7585_C2015_104 genome contains the following window.
GGGATTGACTGTCAGCTTACTCTAGTAGGAGACGGGGAGTTAAGACAGACTATAATGGAGTTAGCCAAAAGCCTAGGGGTAGACAGTCAGATAAGAATCACCGGCTGGCTAAGTAGCGATGGTGTGAAAAGGGAAATAAGTCAAGCCAAGTTGATGGTAATGCCTAGTTTTGCTGAAGGCTTGCCAGTGGCGATTATGGAGTCATTGGCTTTAGGTATTCCTGTTATTACCACCTATGTGGCTGGCATTCCTGAATTGGTGGTAGACGGGGAATCCGGTTGGTTGGTGACTCCCGGAGACATAGATGCCTTAACGGAAACCCTAATAAAAGCCTTAAACACTCCGGTTGAGGTTTTACAACAGATGGGTAGGAAGGGGAGAGAAAGAGTTATCCAAAATCACTCTGCCAACAGGGAAGCCAGGAAACTACTGTCTCTGTTTTGCCACTATTTAGGGGGGGATGAGGATTAGGCTACAGGGGATACAAGGGATTAGGTAACAGGGGGATGTGTATAAAAGAAGGCCCACAGCTGCTAGAGTATTTTTCAGTTACCTGTTGGGAAAAATGGCATGAATTGCAATGGTGGTGAGGAGATTATTCTGTCCTTGGTTATCCCCACTTATAATGAGAGTGAGAATATACCCCGTTTAATCCCGCAACTGTGTGAATTATTGGGGAGTATTCTGTCAGACAAGTATGAGTTGATTATAGTGGATGATGATAGTCCGGATTTTACCTGGAAAATTGCCCAGGATTTAGCCGTTAATCATCCCCCTGTGAGGGTTATTCGGCGTCGGGGGGAGAAAGGATTGTCTACAGCGGTGGTGAGGGGGTGGCAGGAGGCAAGGGGGGAGATATTGGGGGTGATTGATGCTGATTTACAACACCCCCCTCAGACTCTACTGCTATTGTGGCAGGAAATAGAAAAAGGTGCTGACTTAGCCGTTGCCAGTCGTCATGTAGAGGGTGGGGGAGTCAGTGACTGGAGTGTAACACGACGCTTTCTCTCCCGTAGTGCCCAAATTCTAGCCTTAATTATACTTCCGGAAGTAGCAAGCCGCGTTTCAGATCCCCTAAGTGGTTATTTTTTAATCCGTCGCCGTTGTTTGCAGGGGAAGACTTTAAATCCTCTAGGATACAAGATTCTAGTGGAAGTTTTGGCGCGGGGGAGGATTCGTTGGATTGGGGAGGTGGGTTATGTTTTTCAGGAAAGACAAGAGGGTGAAAGTAAAGTGACCTTTAGGGAGTATATT
Protein-coding sequences here:
- a CDS encoding glycosyltransferase, with amino-acid sequence MNCNGGEEIILSLVIPTYNESENIPRLIPQLCELLGSILSDKYELIIVDDDSPDFTWKIAQDLAVNHPPVRVIRRRGEKGLSTAVVRGWQEARGEILGVIDADLQHPPQTLLLLWQEIEKGADLAVASRHVEGGGVSDWSVTRRFLSRSAQILALIILPEVASRVSDPLSGYFLIRRRCLQGKTLNPLGYKILVEVLARGRIRWIGEVGYVFQERQEGESKVTFREYIDYIRHLVRLRFCLWQESRFFRFAFVGFTGVFVDMFFLFLLSDPTTLALPLTRSKILAAQLAIVNNFLWNDAWTFGDVARKQPGIRKKIRRFLKFNSICLAGLILNVLFLNVFFNWFKWNRYLANLMAIILVTIWNYWLNLKLNWRTTDTGDTEY